In the genome of Actinomadura luzonensis, the window CGTCTCGCAGGCCAGCAGGTCGGCGCCGGAGGAGGCCAGCACCTCCCAGCGGGGGCGGTGCCAGGCGTACAGAGCGTCCTCGTCGAGGTCGTAGTCGCCGGTGTACTCGGCGCCGTTGGCCAGATAGGCGCCGTACGGGCCGACGGAGGCCGCCACCAGGCCGCGTCCCGCCGCGTCGCGGGCCTGCGTGGCCAGCTCCACCGACAGCCTGATCAGCGCCTCGGCGGCCCAGCGGTCCAGACCGCGGCGGCCGAACCCCTCGAACGTGGCCTGATAGCTGGCCGTCGTGGCCACGTCGGCGCCCGCCGCGAAGTAGTCGGCGTGCGCCTGGCGGATCAGCTCGGGGCGCTCCACCAGCAGGCGTGCCGACCAGAGCTCGTCGCTGAGGTCGGCGCCGAGGCGTTCGAGGTGGGTGGACAGGCCGCCGTCCAGGACAAGTGTGGTCACTCGTCCAGGGTAAGAGCGCCACGGCACTCCCCGGCGCGAATCAATCAGCCCCGGCCCCCGACTTCGCAGCTCCCGACGTCCCGACGACGTCACCCGCAGCCTCACGAGCCTCGGCTTCCCAGCCACCCGGCTTCTCGGTCACCCGGCTTCCCAGCCACCCGACTGTCCAGCCATCCACTCCGTGCCCATCAACTCCGGCCCTCGGCTTTGCGGCCCTCGGCTTTGCGGCCCTCGGCTTTGCGGCCCTCGGCCTCCTGGGCTCCGGCTTCAGGCACTCGGACTTCGCGGGCCTTGGTTTCGCGGGCCCGCAGCTTCGCAGGCTCGGCTTCCGGGCCCTCATGCCTACAGCCCTCAGCCTCGCGGGCCTCAATCGGGCGGCCTCAGGCTCACCGGCCTCAGTTGTACGAGCCCCAGCCCCCGTGGCTCACAACTTCGCGGGCCTCAATCGGGCGGGCCTCAATCGGGCGGGCCTCAATCGGGCGGGCCTCAATCGGGCGGGCCTCAATCGGGCGGGCCTCAATCGGGCGGGCCTCAGGCTTACCGGCCTCAGCTGTACGAGCCCCAGCCCCCGTGGCTCACAACCTCGCGGGCTTTCCCTTCGTCCCTGTCGTCGCCGGATCCGCGTCGAGACCCGGAGGTCCAAGAGGCGCTGGGCGTGCCGGCGCGGATCAGCGGGCGGCGAGGCGGGTCAGGGCGGCGGGGTCGAGGACGATCACCTCGCCGGGGGCGATCTCGATCACGCCGCGGCGTTCGAACGAGCGCAGGGCCCGGTTCACGCTCACCCGCGTCGCGCCGATCTCCGCGCCCAGGCCCGCCTGTCCCGCGTGCAGCGGCACCCGGCCGTCCGCGCACCGCCGGGCCAGCCAGCTCGCCACCCGGGCCGGGACGTCCCTGATCGCCGCGTCCGTGAGCCGTTCGTCGAGGTCGCGCACGGTGGCGGCGAGCGTCCGCAGCAGCCGGGCCGCGACCGACGGCTCCTCGCCGACCAGCTTCAGCACCGCCGCGCGCGGCAGGTAGGCGACCTCGACCGCGGTCACGGCCGTCCTGGTCGCCCGGTGGGGGCCGTCCACGAGCAGCGCCGTCTTGTCGAACGCCACCGGCGCCGCCTCCACGGCCAGCACCACCTCCCTGCCGTCCGCGCTCACCCTGCCGGCCTTGACCCGGCCGTCCAGCAGCACGATCAGCTCGCCGGCCGGATCACCCTCGGTGCACAGCACCTGCCCGGACGGGTAGCGCCGGCGCCGCGCCAGA includes:
- the mmuM gene encoding homocysteine S-methyltransferase, whose product is MTTLVLDGGLSTHLERLGADLSDELWSARLLVERPELIRQAHADYFAAGADVATTASYQATFEGFGRRGLDRWAAEALIRLSVELATQARDAAGRGLVAASVGPYGAYLANGAEYTGDYDLDEDALYAWHRPRWEVLASSGADLLACETIPSYPEARALARLLAGTSGVKAWVSFSCRDGERLNDGTPVREAAALFADDPRVVAVGANCTAPRHIPSLIARLSGGLPVVVYPNSGESWDAGHRRWLGLADPVEFGQAAAEWRRAGASMVGGCCRTTPEHIRQIRAHLT
- a CDS encoding Crp/Fnr family transcriptional regulator; its protein translation is MTCSLADLPMFAELSEERLRGLAALARRRRYPSGQVLCTEGDPAGELIVLLDGRVKAGRVSADGREVVLAVEAAPVAFDKTALLVDGPHRATRTAVTAVEVAYLPRAAVLKLVGEEPSVAARLLRTLAATVRDLDERLTDAAIRDVPARVASWLARRCADGRVPLHAGQAGLGAEIGATRVSVNRALRSFERRGVIEIAPGEVIVLDPAALTRLAAR